In Aliiglaciecola sp. LCG003, a genomic segment contains:
- a CDS encoding DUF2970 domain-containing protein produces MNQSQTKAAYLWNIFKSVAASVFGVQSDKNYKHDFEQKSFLPYLMVGIVFVTALVLGLVLLVNMLLP; encoded by the coding sequence TTGAATCAATCTCAAACTAAGGCCGCATACCTTTGGAACATTTTCAAGAGCGTTGCCGCGAGCGTTTTTGGGGTTCAGTCTGATAAAAACTACAAACATGATTTTGAACAAAAATCATTCCTTCCTTACCTAATGGTAGGAATTGTTTTTGTTACTGCGCTTGTACTGGGACTGGTATTACTCGTTAATATGTTACTACCATAG
- a CDS encoding Dam family site-specific DNA-(adenine-N6)-methyltransferase: MKKNKNRAFLKWAGGKYGLIEDICKRLPEGKKLIEPFVGAGSVFLNTDYENYLLNDINPDLINLYNELKNNTEFYIKESEKLFCAKNNQEERFYQLRKEFNASNDIQFKSCLFLYLNRHGYNGLCRYNLSGGFNVPFGRYKSPYYPKKELYYFAEKAQKAVFTCESYENTFKRSRKLDTVYCDPPYAPISMTAKFTQYSKTAFTIEDQKNLAKLAKEHTDKKQCHVLISNHDTPFTREIYSQADVTQLMVSRTISQKGDKRVKVSELLALYK, translated from the coding sequence ATGAAAAAAAATAAAAACAGAGCGTTTCTCAAATGGGCAGGCGGAAAATATGGGCTGATTGAAGACATTTGTAAAAGATTGCCTGAAGGAAAAAAACTAATAGAGCCTTTCGTCGGCGCCGGTTCAGTGTTTCTTAATACTGATTATGAAAATTATCTTTTAAATGACATTAATCCTGATTTAATCAATTTATACAATGAGTTAAAGAACAATACTGAGTTTTACATAAAAGAGTCTGAAAAACTTTTTTGCGCCAAAAATAATCAGGAAGAACGATTCTATCAATTGAGAAAAGAATTCAACGCTTCTAATGATATTCAATTCAAGTCGTGTTTATTCTTATATCTCAATCGTCACGGCTATAATGGTCTGTGCCGCTACAATTTATCGGGCGGCTTCAATGTTCCTTTTGGCCGTTACAAATCCCCATATTACCCAAAAAAGGAACTCTATTATTTTGCTGAAAAGGCGCAAAAGGCTGTATTCACTTGTGAATCTTATGAAAATACGTTTAAGCGATCTAGAAAACTAGATACTGTATATTGTGATCCGCCTTACGCCCCGATTAGCATGACAGCTAAATTCACTCAATACTCTAAAACGGCATTTACGATAGAAGATCAAAAAAATTTAGCTAAATTAGCCAAAGAACACACCGACAAAAAACAGTGTCATGTTTTGATTAGTAATCACGACACTCCATTTACCCGGGAAATATATTCTCAGGCGGATGTAACTCAGTTAATGGTAAGCAGAACCATTAGCCAAAAAGGCGACAAGAGAGTAAAAGTGAGTGAACTGCTAGCGCTATATAAATAA
- the aroB gene encoding 3-dehydroquinate synthase, whose product MSTITVKLGERSYPINVDSGILSSSQSFASSISSNKVVVVTNDVVKPLLLDKLLLALLDYEVDVVCIPDGEQHKNLQQFDYVITKLLELKSSRDTTLLALGGGVVGDLTGFVAASYQRGMPFIQVPTTLLSQVDSSVGGKTAVNHPLGKNMIGAFYQPKSVVIDIESLSTLPAREFAAGMAEVIKYGIIYDYQFFSWLEKHADLLNNLSEEHLKYTITRCCEIKAQIVAEDETEKGIRAILNLGHTFGHAIEAEQGYGKWLHGEAVAVGMIIASKVAVHKGWLSESDLIRVEALIAKFKLPISPPANMDYSHFAKHMQHDKKVKSGSIRFVIPNRLGEASVTSDIDVSLLKEILG is encoded by the coding sequence ATGTCAACAATTACTGTAAAGTTGGGTGAGCGCAGCTACCCTATAAATGTCGATAGCGGCATACTCTCATCTTCTCAAAGCTTTGCTTCAAGCATTAGCTCCAACAAAGTAGTAGTAGTCACAAATGATGTAGTGAAACCACTCCTTTTGGATAAATTGTTATTGGCTTTATTGGATTATGAAGTTGATGTGGTTTGCATTCCAGACGGTGAACAACACAAAAATCTGCAGCAATTTGATTATGTCATTACTAAGTTACTCGAACTCAAATCCTCTAGAGATACAACTTTGTTAGCATTAGGCGGTGGAGTGGTCGGTGACCTGACTGGTTTTGTTGCGGCTAGTTATCAACGTGGAATGCCATTTATACAAGTTCCGACTACTTTATTATCTCAAGTCGATTCTTCCGTTGGCGGTAAGACAGCAGTGAACCACCCATTGGGTAAAAATATGATCGGCGCTTTCTACCAACCAAAATCGGTAGTAATAGATATAGAGTCACTATCAACACTGCCTGCACGTGAATTCGCAGCCGGTATGGCCGAAGTCATCAAATATGGGATCATTTACGACTACCAATTTTTTTCGTGGTTGGAAAAGCACGCAGATTTACTTAACAATCTTTCTGAAGAGCATCTAAAATATACCATCACTCGATGCTGTGAAATTAAAGCACAAATTGTAGCTGAAGATGAAACAGAGAAAGGTATACGTGCAATTCTAAATTTAGGCCATACCTTTGGACATGCGATAGAAGCAGAACAAGGATATGGAAAGTGGTTGCACGGAGAAGCTGTTGCAGTTGGAATGATCATTGCGTCTAAAGTGGCGGTTCACAAAGGTTGGTTAAGTGAATCTGATCTAATTAGAGTCGAAGCGTTGATAGCAAAATTCAAGCTGCCAATATCTCCCCCAGCTAATATGGACTACTCACATTTTGCTAAGCATATGCAACACGACAAAAAAGTGAAATCAGGTTCAATCAGATTTGTCATTCCTAACCGTCTAGGAGAAGCTTCGGTGACTAGCGATATTGACGTGAGCTTACTTAAAGAAATATTGGGTTAA